TGTCTGTCTGTCTGTCTGTCTGTCTGTCTGTCTGTCTGTCTGTCTGTCTGTCTGTCTGTCTGTGCAAAATGGATGCCATAAAATTACCTCAAAAATAAAAAAGCTGAGCTTGCCTTTGATTCTTCTTAGGCAGCTCAGCCATGCCGGTTATCCGGTATCTGGTGCTTTCCGCCTCCTGATTGCTCAGGATTTGGCTTTATCTGGAAAGTAAATATACAAATTTACTTTTACATAAATTTACAATTTCGTCAAGAAATTTAATATATCTTATAGGTGGTATAAGAATTTTTTATAGTTCGTTAATGCTGAAAACTGCTTAAAAAATACTGTCTGATTTTTATAGTCTTTGACACTACTATTCCCCCTCTGTTATGATTTATCCATGAAGAAGACCACTTCAAATTGGCTCTTATCTTCGCAGTATGACTTGAAGACTGCTGAGACATTACTGAAAAACAATCGTTATATATATGTGGTATGTATGTGCCATCTTGCATTGGAGAAAATACTAAAGGCTATATTGTCCGAGAAGTTAAAAGAACTGCCGCCCTATACACATAATCTTAACAGACTCATAGATTTAGGGAACATAACTTTGCCGGATAAACATAAAGCCTTTGTCAATAAAATCAATCTTCAGAGTGTCCCGACAAGGTATCCTGAAGATTTTAAGAGGCTTTCAAAAGAATTTGACAAAAAAATTGCAGCGGATTATTTAACGCAGATAAAAGGAATTATAACATGGTTAAAACGAAATACACCCGAACTGAAATCATAAAATTAGCAAAAGTTTTGGCATCAGAACTTGAGAGAAATAAGATAAAAGTTGCTAAAATTATTCTTTACGGCTCTTATGCAAAAGGGAATCCAAAAGATTATTCCGATATTGACATGGCTATTATCTCGCCATCATTTAAGGGTAAACGCCTGCTCATGATACAGGAGTTGCTCTCAAATGTATTGTCAAAGTATCTTGCCATAATAGAACCGATAGGATATTCTTCTGCAGATTTTCAGAATGCGGAACCAGAAACATTTTTGGGGGAGATAAAACGGTCAGGTAAGATTCTTTATTCTACGTAAAATAAGCATTATGAAATTCATAGCCGATTCAATGCTCGGCAGACTTGCACGGTGGCTAAGATTGTTAGGCTATGACACCCTCAAAAGTGCGGATGGGGTCAAGTCTTGAAATATCAGTTTTTAAATTTTTCATCTTTCCAAACCCCATTTTTCCTCTCTCCT
This genomic stretch from Nitrospirota bacterium harbors:
- a CDS encoding HEPN domain-containing protein is translated as MKKTTSNWLLSSQYDLKTAETLLKNNRYIYVVCMCHLALEKILKAILSEKLKELPPYTHNLNRLIDLGNITLPDKHKAFVNKINLQSVPTRYPEDFKRLSKEFDKKIAADYLTQIKGIITWLKRNTPELKS
- a CDS encoding nucleotidyltransferase domain-containing protein, which translates into the protein MVKTKYTRTEIIKLAKVLASELERNKIKVAKIILYGSYAKGNPKDYSDIDMAIISPSFKGKRLLMIQELLSNVLSKYLAIIEPIGYSSADFQNAEPETFLGEIKRSGKILYST